A genomic segment from Clostridium pasteurianum BC1 encodes:
- a CDS encoding DUF4190 domain-containing protein produces MVKNDNFAVTSMILGIISVIFDLIPGINFLGIILAILAIVFAVIGKNKIKNSNGELNGNGMATTGLVLGIIAVVLFILFLVACGALIGATSSTNY; encoded by the coding sequence TTGGTTAAAAATGATAATTTTGCTGTGACTAGTATGATTCTAGGTATAATAAGTGTAATTTTTGATTTAATTCCTGGAATTAATTTTCTAGGAATAATACTAGCTATATTAGCAATTGTTTTTGCAGTTATAGGCAAAAATAAAATCAAAAACTCTAATGGTGAGCTTAATGGTAATGGTATGGCTACTACAGGACTAGTTCTAGGAATTATAGCTGTTGTATTATTTATATTGTTTTTAGTGGCTTGTGGAGCATTAATTGGAGCCACATCAAGTACAAATTATTAA
- the metF gene encoding methylenetetrahydrofolate reductase [NAD(P)H], giving the protein MKIKDMYNKEIPLISFEIFPPRKETNIESIYNTIDILSSLEPDFISVTYGAGGSNDNKTMEIASIIKNKYNIEALAHLTCITSTKNDIENTLNNLKENNINNILALRGDFPSESYKQNKLEYKYASDLINHIKTKQSFSIGAACYPEGHIECKSIRENLLHLKQKVSMGAEFLITQLFFDNEYFYDFNEKIKEFNINIPISIGIMPVTNKNQLLKMISLCGANLPDKFIRILTKYEYNPEALKEAGIAYATEQIIDLLSYGADGIHIYTMNKPEIAKKILSNISYIRKTNKIS; this is encoded by the coding sequence ATGAAAATAAAAGATATGTACAATAAGGAAATACCTTTGATTTCTTTTGAAATTTTTCCTCCTAGAAAGGAAACTAATATAGAAAGTATATATAATACAATAGATATATTATCCAGTTTAGAACCTGATTTTATAAGTGTAACTTATGGAGCTGGCGGATCTAATGATAATAAAACTATGGAAATTGCTTCAATTATTAAAAATAAATATAATATAGAAGCTTTAGCTCACCTTACTTGTATTACTTCAACTAAAAATGATATAGAAAATACACTAAATAATTTAAAGGAAAATAATATAAATAATATTCTAGCCCTCAGAGGAGATTTTCCATCTGAATCTTATAAACAGAATAAGCTTGAATATAAATATGCAAGTGATCTCATAAATCATATCAAGACAAAGCAAAGTTTTTCTATTGGTGCTGCCTGCTATCCTGAGGGTCATATAGAATGTAAAAGCATTAGAGAGAATTTATTACACCTTAAACAAAAGGTGTCCATGGGTGCTGAATTTTTGATTACACAACTATTTTTTGATAACGAATATTTTTATGATTTCAATGAAAAAATTAAAGAATTTAATATAAATATACCTATATCTATAGGTATAATGCCTGTAACAAATAAAAATCAGTTATTAAAAATGATCTCCCTATGTGGGGCAAATTTACCTGATAAATTTATAAGAATATTAACCAAATATGAATATAATCCAGAAGCACTAAAAGAAGCTGGCATTGCCTATGCTACAGAGCAGATAATAGATCTTCTTTCCTATGGTGCAGATGGAATTCATATATATACAATGAACAAGCCAGAAATAGCAAAAAAAATATTATCAAATATATCTTATATACGGAAAACAAATAAAATATCTTAA
- a CDS encoding competence/damage-inducible protein A produces the protein MRAEILSVGTELLLGDILNTNAQYISRELANLGINVYYQTVVGDNPERLKNAYNFALSRADIVITTGGLGPTKDDLTKEIAAEYFNKKLILDNKSLEEILTFFKKINREVSENNRKQAYFPEGCIILKNNNGTAPGCIIEENNKIAILLPGPPKEMVPMLNEGVIPYLKKFQDGTLISKVLRITGIGESSVDNLIGYIIDRQTNPTVAPYAKDNEVTLRLTAKANSEEDAYKLIVPVEKEIRDKLGDINVYGVENESVEEIVAKLLIENKLTIATAESCTGGLLAGKLINYPGVSSVFLEGVVTYSNIAKINRLKVKEDTLNKFGAVSSECAAEMAEGIAKAASTNIGVSTTGIAGPGGGTDEKPVGLVYAGIYINGVVKTKQLNLVGNRQKIRDRAVASTLDWLRRELIAYLNKDSN, from the coding sequence ATGAGAGCTGAAATTTTATCGGTGGGAACAGAATTGCTTTTAGGAGATATATTAAATACTAATGCTCAATATATCTCTAGAGAATTGGCCAATTTAGGTATTAATGTATATTATCAAACGGTAGTTGGAGATAATCCAGAAAGATTAAAGAATGCATATAATTTTGCACTAAGCAGAGCTGATATTGTAATTACAACTGGAGGACTTGGACCAACAAAAGACGATTTAACAAAGGAAATAGCAGCAGAATATTTCAATAAGAAATTAATTTTAGATAATAAGTCTCTAGAAGAAATTTTAACTTTTTTCAAGAAGATAAATAGAGAAGTTAGTGAAAATAATAGAAAACAGGCATATTTTCCAGAGGGATGTATTATTCTAAAAAATAATAACGGAACAGCACCAGGATGTATTATAGAAGAAAATAATAAAATAGCCATATTGCTTCCAGGACCGCCAAAAGAGATGGTACCAATGTTAAATGAAGGAGTAATACCTTACTTAAAAAAATTCCAAGATGGAACTCTTATATCCAAGGTTTTAAGGATAACAGGTATAGGTGAGAGTAGTGTTGATAATTTAATAGGATATATAATAGATAGGCAGACAAATCCTACAGTGGCACCTTATGCAAAGGACAATGAGGTAACTTTAAGGCTTACTGCCAAAGCTAACAGTGAGGAAGATGCATATAAACTAATTGTACCAGTTGAGAAGGAGATAAGAGATAAATTAGGGGATATAAATGTTTATGGAGTAGAGAATGAATCTGTAGAAGAAATAGTGGCTAAACTACTTATAGAAAATAAACTTACTATAGCTACAGCTGAATCTTGTACAGGTGGGCTTTTAGCAGGAAAATTAATCAATTATCCTGGCGTATCTTCTGTTTTTCTTGAGGGAGTTGTAACTTATAGCAATATTGCAAAAATTAATAGATTAAAAGTTAAAGAGGATACCCTAAATAAATTTGGCGCTGTTAGTAGTGAATGTGCAGCGGAAATGGCAGAGGGAATAGCAAAAGCAGCAAGTACTAATATAGGAGTTTCCACTACTGGGATTGCAGGGCCTGGTGGTGGTACTGATGAGAAACCAGTAGGACTTGTTTATGCTGGAATTTACATAAATGGCGTAGTAAAAACAAAGCAGTTAAACCTGGTGGGTAACAGACAAAAGATTAGAGATAGAGCTGTAGCTTCTACTTTAGATTGGCTTAGAAGGGAATTAATTGCTTATTTAAATAAAGACAGTAACTAA
- a CDS encoding M23 family metallopeptidase translates to MKLKNKHRTVVKGLILIISTISFCVFSYCRTMAFENTTNVSFNQVEKTNNISTEKNSSAKNINDKNKSTSKNEKEIPKDNIEAAKESKVKEITKVSNSDKAKAKSESKPTPTNVKGNTKSAAKVSVNNIKGQEVAVSSHEVAGNNRQQAALLVLPANGRISSFFGYRKVKLNDGTVEAGIHEGIDIAVPLGTKIGAAMSGEVEFVGVQEGYGNVIILRHAGGLETVYAHCSKIEVNKGDKVNTGDEIGKAGSTGRSTGPHIHFEVRLNGTAVDPFKYLNNNVVHR, encoded by the coding sequence TTGAAATTAAAAAATAAACATAGAACTGTTGTAAAGGGGTTAATACTTATAATTTCTACTATTAGCTTTTGTGTATTTAGTTATTGCAGGACTATGGCCTTTGAAAATACTACTAATGTTTCATTTAATCAGGTAGAGAAAACAAATAATATTTCTACTGAAAAGAATAGTAGTGCAAAGAATATAAATGATAAGAATAAGAGTACAAGTAAAAATGAAAAAGAAATTCCTAAAGATAATATAGAAGCTGCGAAGGAATCTAAGGTAAAAGAAATAACTAAAGTGTCAAATTCAGATAAAGCAAAGGCTAAAAGTGAATCCAAACCGACACCAACAAATGTTAAAGGAAATACAAAGTCTGCTGCTAAAGTATCAGTTAACAATATTAAAGGTCAGGAAGTAGCTGTAAGTTCTCATGAAGTAGCAGGAAATAATAGACAGCAGGCAGCACTTCTTGTATTACCAGCCAATGGTAGAATAAGTTCCTTTTTTGGATACAGAAAGGTAAAACTAAATGATGGAACTGTGGAAGCAGGTATTCACGAAGGTATAGATATAGCCGTACCTTTAGGGACCAAAATAGGAGCTGCTATGAGTGGTGAGGTCGAATTTGTAGGAGTACAAGAAGGTTATGGGAATGTAATAATATTAAGGCACGCTGGAGGGCTGGAGACTGTTTATGCTCACTGCAGCAAGATTGAAGTAAACAAAGGAGATAAGGTGAATACTGGAGATGAAATAGGAAAGGCTGGTAGTACGGGTAGAAGCACAGGACCTCATATACATTTTGAGGTTAGATTAAATGGAACGGCTGTAGATCCATTTAAATATTTAAATAATAATGTTGTGCATAGATAA
- a CDS encoding DnaD domain protein, which produces MSTFMFKNKVNNYTPISNVFIDKYMPKARGEYVKVYLLGIKYCISGEPGVNSAMFAGTLHLLETDLMNAWNYWNDEGVVRLVPIDNLGNFNIDFLDLDEPTLDKNENIDLLKELDNNSTKDMLQDIENLVARPLSTKEMKMYISWINDFSFPPELILLLIEYCTSKGKTDYRYIERIAISWHDAKINTIENAQTYIKKHEDKWIKIRKILSYLGIKDAEIMKPQQQILEKWINSYKFSLDVIYRACDITFSRINKADFKYIDAILSNWFKDGIKTIEDIDTKDFKKTKFKKSASNSGPKTNFNNYEQRSYDYDELEKKLLGWDKND; this is translated from the coding sequence GTGAGTACTTTTATGTTTAAAAACAAAGTAAATAACTATACGCCTATAAGTAATGTATTTATAGATAAGTACATGCCTAAAGCAAGAGGCGAGTATGTAAAAGTATATCTTTTAGGAATAAAATATTGTATATCTGGAGAACCTGGTGTAAATTCCGCAATGTTTGCCGGAACTCTTCATCTTCTTGAAACAGATTTAATGAATGCCTGGAATTATTGGAACGATGAGGGTGTAGTAAGACTTGTTCCAATAGATAACTTAGGCAATTTTAATATAGACTTTTTGGATTTAGATGAACCTACTTTAGATAAAAATGAGAATATAGATTTATTAAAAGAACTGGATAATAATTCTACTAAAGATATGCTTCAAGATATCGAAAATCTTGTTGCTAGACCACTTTCAACTAAAGAAATGAAAATGTATATCAGTTGGATAAATGACTTCAGTTTTCCACCTGAATTAATTCTTCTGCTCATTGAGTACTGTACATCTAAAGGTAAAACCGACTATAGATATATAGAAAGAATTGCCATATCCTGGCATGATGCTAAAATTAATACTATAGAAAATGCACAAACTTATATAAAAAAGCATGAAGACAAATGGATAAAAATAAGAAAAATATTATCTTATCTAGGAATTAAAGATGCAGAAATTATGAAACCTCAACAACAAATATTGGAAAAGTGGATAAATTCATATAAATTTTCTTTAGATGTTATTTATAGAGCTTGTGACATCACTTTTTCGCGAATAAACAAAGCAGATTTTAAATATATAGATGCTATTTTAAGTAATTGGTTTAAAGATGGAATTAAAACTATTGAAGATATAGATACCAAAGATTTTAAGAAAACTAAATTTAAAAAATCAGCTTCAAATTCAGGACCAAAAACTAATTTCAATAATTATGAACAAAGGTCCTATGATTATGACGAACTTGAAAAGAAATTATTAGGATGGGATAAGAATGATTAG
- a CDS encoding ATP-binding protein, which produces MIRGYKEEIAKIYSRIQENEDAALKKRKLEISEKLPDVSNIERQIATLCINLSVISFKDVDNREQHLKELREKITDLRIKKSELLASNGYPIDYVSRRYKCNKCKDTGYIGSTRCVCYKQKLVKLYYKDSHLDLILKDNNFEHFNINYYSSSRTGEEPKSPRKNIEEKIIPFIMDYIKNFSASNTNLLFYGNSGTGKTFLSNCIAKDLLDRGFLVIYRTADDLIQELKQIKFENNSTLEDLLLNCDLLILDDLGTEQITDFSSTELFNLLNKRLLINKKMLISSNYSLEKLSRTYSERITSRLFGNFNLFKFYGEDIRVKINFSKQR; this is translated from the coding sequence ATGATTAGAGGATATAAGGAAGAAATAGCTAAAATCTATTCTCGTATACAAGAAAATGAAGATGCAGCATTAAAAAAAAGGAAATTGGAAATTTCAGAAAAACTTCCGGATGTTTCAAATATAGAACGTCAGATAGCTACACTTTGCATAAATTTATCAGTTATATCTTTTAAAGATGTAGATAATAGAGAACAACATCTAAAAGAACTTAGAGAAAAAATTACAGATCTCAGAATAAAAAAGTCTGAGCTTCTGGCATCCAACGGTTATCCTATAGATTACGTTTCTCGCCGTTATAAATGCAACAAATGCAAGGATACAGGTTATATTGGATCTACAAGATGCGTTTGTTATAAGCAAAAGCTTGTTAAACTATATTATAAAGATTCTCATTTGGATCTTATATTAAAAGATAATAATTTTGAACATTTCAATATAAATTATTATTCCTCCAGCAGAACAGGTGAAGAACCAAAAAGTCCACGAAAAAATATAGAAGAAAAAATAATACCATTTATTATGGATTACATAAAAAATTTTTCAGCTTCAAATACTAATTTACTTTTTTATGGCAATTCCGGTACTGGTAAGACATTTTTATCTAATTGTATTGCCAAAGATTTATTAGATAGAGGCTTTTTGGTTATTTATCGAACTGCTGATGATCTCATTCAGGAACTAAAGCAAATTAAATTTGAAAATAATTCTACTCTAGAAGACTTACTGTTAAATTGTGATCTATTGATATTGGATGATTTAGGTACAGAACAAATAACAGACTTTTCCTCTACAGAATTGTTCAATCTTTTAAATAAAAGACTATTAATAAATAAAAAAATGCTTATTTCTTCTAATTATTCTTTAGAGAAACTTTCTAGGACATATTCAGAGAGAATTACGTCGAGATTATTCGGTAATTTCAATCTTTTTAAATTTTATGGTGAAGATATAAGAGTGAAAA